A window of the Bacillus sp. A301a_S52 genome harbors these coding sequences:
- a CDS encoding LysM peptidoglycan-binding domain-containing protein, which translates to MVFTHEIRQLNDDASHYALIIHFDGQLTEFAKELGSTPEVKQDFMMSVRQLAKNKYPSLKVTIVKVMVGGLLFSSIPLFDNKPVSAATTQSVQTNSIYYHVKKDDTLWLISRAYNISVDMIKRANGLKSDALEPNQRLILPQGFHTVQAGESLSVVARDYKITADAIREANKLSDDNIRTGQSLIIPIIISTTVPETSPVPEKEPSATPIANGGAQQSTYTVVSGDSLSLIAKRFGITTEALMTANHLTSDTIRIGQTLTIPGQNPTSSSPQAQIIDSIYTVVSGDSLSVIAKRFGTTTEALRSANNLTSDVLQVGQRLVIPGTTSPAPPPSEATSTTYTVVSGDSLSVIAKRFGTTTEALRSANNLTSDVLQVGQRLVIPGTTSPAPPPSEATSTTYTVVSGDSLSVIAKRFGTTTEALRSANNLTSDVLQVGQRLVIPGTTSSAPPPSEATSTTYTVVSGDSLSVIAKRFGTTTEALRSANNLTSDVLQVGQRLVIPGTTSPAPPPSGSTSTTYTVVSGDSLSVIAKRFGTTTEALRSANNLTSDVLQVGQRLVIPGTTSPAPPPSEATSTTYTVVSGDSLSVIAKRFGTTTEALRSANNLTSDVLQVGQRLVIPGTTSPAPPPSEATSTTYTVVSGDSLSVIAKRFGTTTEALRSANNLTSDVLQVGQRLVIPGTTSSAPPPSEATSTTYTVVSGDSLSVIAKRFGTTTEALRSANNLTSDVLQVGQRLVIPGTTSPAPPPSGSTSTTYTVVSGDSLSVIAKRFGTTTEALRSANNLTSDVLQVGQRLVIPGTTSPAPPPSEATSTTYTVVSGDSLSVIAKRFGTTTEALRSVNNLTSDVLQVGQRLVIPGTTSPAPPPSGSTSTTYTVVSGDSLSVIAKRFGTTTEALRSANNLTSDVLRIGQVLTIPNGQTTPPPTEERTTFTYRVVSGDTLSSIATRFGVTVTAIRSANHLTSDMLQVGQALTIPDGKNAPNQTGVNTITYTTHTVVSGDNIWNLSIQYGIPQTELLRTNNLTTNSSLSIGQKLTIPVHHIGVKEVVSARHGEFLDWFTEAQYVFPIGKIATVTDFVTGQSFKIKRTIGSGHADSETLTVADSNIAKSIWGGFSWTPRAVIVEVDGRRLAASMDFMPHDVQFITNNGINGHFDVYFSNSIRHVDGRPNAQHQSQVERAAGLR; encoded by the coding sequence GTGGTATTTACACATGAGATACGACAGTTAAACGATGATGCGTCACATTACGCTTTAATAATTCACTTTGACGGACAGCTAACAGAGTTTGCTAAAGAGCTTGGTAGCACACCGGAAGTAAAACAGGATTTTATGATGAGTGTGAGACAGCTTGCCAAAAATAAATATCCTTCTCTAAAAGTGACCATTGTTAAAGTGATGGTGGGTGGATTGTTGTTTTCATCTATTCCATTATTTGATAACAAGCCAGTCTCGGCAGCAACCACACAATCTGTTCAAACAAATTCCATTTATTATCACGTGAAAAAGGATGACACTCTTTGGCTTATTTCACGAGCTTATAATATATCGGTAGACATGATTAAAAGAGCCAATGGACTGAAGTCAGATGCCCTTGAACCGAATCAACGACTGATACTTCCTCAAGGCTTCCATACTGTACAAGCTGGAGAATCTCTATCCGTAGTGGCGAGGGATTACAAGATAACAGCGGATGCTATTCGTGAAGCGAACAAGCTATCGGATGATAACATTCGAACGGGCCAATCCTTAATTATTCCAATTATAATAAGTACTACCGTACCAGAAACATCACCTGTCCCTGAGAAAGAGCCATCAGCCACACCGATTGCAAATGGGGGGGCTCAGCAAAGTACGTATACCGTCGTGTCAGGCGATAGTTTATCTCTTATCGCTAAACGTTTCGGCATAACGACAGAAGCCCTCATGACTGCGAATCATTTAACGTCAGATACGATTCGGATAGGACAAACGTTAACCATACCAGGACAAAATCCTACGTCGTCCTCTCCACAGGCTCAAATAATTGATTCCATATACACCGTCGTATCAGGAGACAGCTTGTCAGTTATAGCGAAGCGTTTCGGGACGACGACAGAGGCGTTGAGAAGTGCGAATAACTTGACGAGTGATGTGTTGCAAGTAGGACAGCGTCTCGTGATTCCAGGAACGACGTCGCCAGCACCACCGCCAAGCGAAGCAACAAGTACGACGTACACCGTCGTATCAGGAGATAGCCTATCAGTCATAGCGAAGCGTTTCGGGACGACGACAGAGGCGTTGAGAAGTGCGAATAACTTGACGAGTGATGTGTTGCAAGTAGGACAGCGTCTCGTGATTCCAGGAACGACGTCGCCAGCACCACCGCCAAGCGAAGCAACAAGTACGACGTACACCGTCGTATCAGGAGACAGCTTGTCAGTCATAGCGAAGCGCTTCGGAACGACGACAGAAGCGTTGAGAAGTGCGAATAACTTGACGAGTGATGTGTTGCAAGTAGGACAGCGTCTCGTGATTCCAGGAACGACGTCGTCAGCGCCACCGCCAAGCGAAGCAACAAGTACGACGTACACGGTCGTATCAGGAGACAGCTTGTCAGTCATAGCGAAGCGCTTCGGCACGACGACGGAGGCGTTGAGAAGTGCGAACAACTTGACGAGCGATGTGTTACAAGTAGGGCAGCGCCTGGTGATCCCAGGAACGACGTCGCCAGCACCACCGCCAAGTGGCTCAACAAGTACGACATACACGGTCGTATCAGGAGACAGCTTGTCAGTTATAGCGAAGCGTTTCGGGACGACGACAGAGGCGTTGAGAAGTGCGAATAACTTGACGAGTGATGTGTTGCAAGTAGGACAGCGTCTCGTGATTCCAGGAACGACGTCGCCAGCACCACCGCCAAGCGAAGCAACAAGTACGACGTACACCGTCGTATCAGGAGATAGCCTATCAGTCATAGCGAAGCGTTTCGGGACGACGACAGAGGCGTTGAGAAGTGCGAATAACTTGACGAGTGATGTGTTGCAAGTAGGACAGCGTCTCGTGATTCCAGGAACGACGTCGCCAGCACCACCGCCAAGCGAAGCAACAAGTACGACGTACACCGTCGTATCAGGAGACAGCTTGTCAGTCATAGCGAAGCGCTTCGGAACGACGACAGAAGCGTTGAGAAGTGCGAATAACTTGACGAGTGATGTGTTGCAAGTAGGACAGCGTCTCGTGATTCCAGGAACGACGTCGTCAGCGCCACCGCCAAGCGAAGCAACAAGTACGACGTACACGGTCGTATCAGGAGACAGCTTGTCAGTCATAGCGAAGCGCTTCGGCACGACGACGGAGGCGTTGAGAAGTGCGAACAACTTGACGAGCGATGTGTTACAAGTAGGGCAGCGCCTGGTGATCCCAGGAACGACGTCGCCAGCACCACCGCCAAGTGGCTCAACAAGTACGACATACACGGTCGTATCAGGAGATAGCTTATCAGTCATAGCGAAGCGCTTCGGCACGACGACAGAGGCGTTGAGAAGTGCGAACAACTTGACGAGCGATGTGTTGCAAGTAGGACAGCGTCTCGTGATTCCAGGAACGACGTCGCCAGCACCACCGCCAAGCGAAGCAACAAGTACGACGTACACGGTCGTATCAGGAGATAGCCTATCAGTCATAGCGAAGCGCTTCGGCACGACGACGGAGGCGTTGAGAAGTGTCAACAACTTGACGAGTGATGTGTTGCAAGTAGGACAGCGTCTCGTGATTCCAGGAACGACGTCGCCAGCACCACCGCCAAGTGGCTCAACAAGTACGACATACACGGTCGTATCAGGAGATAGCTTATCAGTCATAGCGAAGCGCTTTGGAACGACGACAGAGGCGTTGAGAAGTGCGAACAACTTGACGAGCGATGTGTTGCGAATAGGTCAAGTACTAACAATTCCTAATGGTCAAACGACTCCTCCACCAACAGAGGAAAGAACGACCTTTACGTATAGAGTTGTGTCGGGTGATACGTTATCTAGTATTGCAACGCGATTTGGCGTGACAGTTACTGCCATAAGAAGTGCCAATCATTTAACAAGTGATATGCTTCAAGTCGGACAAGCACTCACGATACCAGATGGTAAAAATGCCCCGAATCAAACGGGAGTAAATACGATCACTTACACGACACATACGGTTGTGTCGGGAGATAATATTTGGAATTTAAGTATCCAATATGGCATTCCCCAAACAGAATTACTGAGAACCAACAATTTAACGACGAATAGCTCTCTTTCAATCGGACAAAAATTAACTATCCCTGTTCATCATATAGGAGTTAAAGAAGTCGTCAGTGCACGACATGGAGAATTTCTCGATTGGTTCACTGAAGCTCAATATGTGTTTCCTATTGGAAAAATAGCCACAGTCACCGACTTTGTTACCGGCCAGAGTTTTAAAATAAAACGGACAATAGGTTCTGGTCATGCTGACAGTGAAACATTAACCGTCGCAGATTCCAATATTGCCAAATCTATTTGGGGGGGATTTTCATGGACACCACGAGCGGTTATCGTAGAAGTAGACGGAAGGAGACTTGCGGCTAGTATGGACTTCATGCCTCACGATGTCCAATTTATTACGAACAATGGCATAAACGGTCACTTTGATGTTTATTTTTCTAACAGTATCCGCCATGTGGATGGTAGGCCAAATGCGCAACACCAATCACAAGTGGAACGGGCAGCAGGACTGCGGTAA
- a CDS encoding DUF2892 domain-containing protein, producing MFRPNIGTLNALIRITFGLTLVSWGAATLAKPTYRRQSSPLISVIFGSMSVAEGITRFCPLVYMYEGYMKEMDDFEEDFSPVNPS from the coding sequence ATGTTTAGACCTAACATTGGAACACTTAATGCACTTATTAGAATTACTTTTGGGCTAACGTTAGTCAGTTGGGGGGCTGCTACCTTAGCTAAGCCAACTTACAGACGACAATCCTCTCCATTAATAAGTGTTATCTTCGGATCAATGTCCGTGGCAGAAGGTATTACCCGATTCTGCCCACTTGTGTACATGTACGAAGGCTATATGAAAGAAATGGATGACTTTGAGGAAGACTTTTCTCCTGTCAATCCTTCATAG
- a CDS encoding heptaprenylglyceryl phosphate synthase: MKAYYEWRHVFKLDPAKPIDETALEQLCESGTDALIIGGSDNITEENTLDLLMRIRRYSVACALEVSTLNAVVPGFDYFLIPSVLNTHNSMWLNGLHHRALKEYGHMMNFEEVLSEGYCVLNKNSKVAQVTEAETDLGKDDVVAYARMTDQLFHMPIFYLEYSGNYGDPDTVQEVNHILEKSQLFYGGGITSVEQAEEMAERADTIVVGNVIYSDLKTALKTVHAVKKQVDERQ; the protein is encoded by the coding sequence ATGAAAGCGTACTACGAATGGCGCCATGTTTTTAAATTAGATCCTGCAAAACCAATCGATGAGACAGCGCTTGAACAGCTGTGTGAATCAGGAACAGATGCGCTCATCATTGGTGGAAGTGATAATATAACAGAAGAGAATACATTAGACTTACTTATGCGTATACGTCGTTATAGTGTAGCCTGTGCCCTTGAAGTAAGTACATTAAATGCTGTTGTCCCAGGATTTGATTACTTTTTAATTCCGTCAGTCTTAAATACGCACAACTCCATGTGGCTCAATGGCTTACATCACCGTGCTTTAAAGGAGTATGGGCATATGATGAATTTTGAAGAAGTTTTATCAGAAGGGTATTGTGTCTTGAACAAAAACTCGAAAGTGGCTCAAGTGACAGAAGCTGAGACAGATTTAGGGAAAGATGACGTTGTGGCTTATGCGAGGATGACTGATCAGCTGTTTCATATGCCGATTTTTTACCTAGAGTACAGCGGGAATTATGGCGACCCTGATACGGTGCAAGAAGTGAATCACATTCTTGAAAAATCACAATTGTTTTATGGTGGAGGTATCACATCTGTGGAGCAAGCGGAAGAAATGGCGGAGCGAGCGGATACCATTGTTGTAGGAAACGTGATCTACTCGGATTTAAAGACAGCTCTCAAAACCGTTCACGCTGTGAAAAAGCAAGTGGACGAGCGGCAATAA
- the purU gene encoding formyltetrahydrofolate deformylase translates to MNIKMNHRLQAYFDRHQNHARLLITCLDQPGIVAAVSKFLYDRKANIVQSDQYTTDPEGGQFFMRVAFDMPDMKNYEDTLLKEFEEVANTFKMEWRLSFAEQLKRMAIFVSKQEHCLLELLWQLQSGDLTAEVPMVISNHPDHRELVESFNIPFYHIPVTKETKKEAEQEQLALLKDKVDVIVLARYMQILSPEFVAHYPGKIINIHHSFLPAFVGAKPYERAYERGVKLIGATSHYVTNDLDEGPIIEQDVHRVNHRYHVDDLKRIGGHIERSVLARAVGWHLEDRIIAHNNKTVVF, encoded by the coding sequence ATGAATATAAAAATGAATCACCGTTTACAAGCTTATTTTGACCGCCACCAAAACCATGCACGATTATTGATCACCTGCTTAGACCAACCAGGTATCGTGGCTGCTGTATCAAAATTTTTATACGACAGAAAAGCCAATATTGTGCAGTCTGACCAGTATACAACTGACCCTGAAGGGGGCCAATTTTTTATGCGTGTCGCATTCGACATGCCTGATATGAAGAATTATGAAGACACATTATTGAAAGAATTCGAAGAAGTAGCTAACACGTTTAAAATGGAATGGCGGCTTTCGTTTGCCGAACAATTAAAGAGAATGGCCATCTTTGTTTCCAAACAGGAACATTGTCTCCTTGAATTATTATGGCAATTACAATCCGGAGACCTCACTGCCGAAGTTCCAATGGTCATTAGTAATCACCCTGACCATAGAGAGCTAGTAGAGTCATTTAATATTCCTTTTTATCACATCCCAGTGACAAAGGAGACAAAAAAAGAAGCAGAGCAAGAGCAGCTTGCACTATTGAAGGATAAAGTAGATGTTATTGTGTTAGCGCGTTATATGCAAATCCTTTCACCAGAGTTTGTCGCTCATTATCCTGGTAAAATTATAAACATTCACCACTCATTTCTCCCTGCTTTTGTTGGGGCGAAGCCTTATGAACGAGCATACGAGCGAGGCGTTAAATTGATTGGTGCCACATCCCATTACGTTACGAATGATCTAGACGAAGGCCCAATTATTGAACAAGATGTACATCGCGTTAATCATCGCTACCACGTTGATGACTTAAAACGTATCGGTGGTCATATTGAACGGTCAGTCTTAGCCCGAGCTGTAGGGTGGCATCTAGAAGATCGAATTATCGCTCATAACAATAAAACTGTTGTTTTTTAA
- a CDS encoding adenine deaminase, which translates to MVKGYLHYWTKKQIREQQAVVRGEIAPTLVIKNATYLNSYRKSWVSGNVWIYQDRIIYTGKAMPENMVGTDIFDATDKWAVPGYIEHHAHPFQLYHPLTLAKYASERGTTTLINDNMPFFFRLDKKKALTFLEDMQQTPATMLWWARYDSQTELKNGNDVFLYSHLKTWLDHPYVVQGGELTGWPRVLSGDDQMLHWMLETKNARKPIEGHLPGAGEKTLSQMVMMGVDADHESMSGEDILMRLDAGMRASLRYSSIRPDLPLILKELHEQQFCQYDHLMMTTDGAPPYFLKDGMMDRLISLAVNEGVPFIEAVNMVTLNVARHYHMEDVMGVIAPGRSANINVLSTEENPLPNDVLAKGTWVRRDNKPCFPDTDIQWGNYGFPPLELSWELTRQDFHFSMPLGLEMINNVIMTPYQIQTDLTREELPIHSDENFMMLCDRNGSWLVATLIKGFANNIYGFASSFSTSGDIILIGKSKQGLLDAFGQLKKQKGGITLIDRDKVAASITLPLGGMMSHLPIDNGLADEEAKLKNALKERGYRFEDPIYSLLFFSATHLPYVRITQKGIFDVKKKRVLFPSIMR; encoded by the coding sequence ATGGTAAAAGGATATTTACATTACTGGACTAAAAAGCAAATACGTGAACAGCAAGCTGTTGTGAGAGGAGAAATAGCTCCAACTCTTGTCATTAAAAATGCAACATACTTAAATAGCTATCGAAAAAGCTGGGTGAGTGGGAATGTGTGGATTTACCAAGACCGCATCATTTATACTGGTAAAGCCATGCCTGAAAATATGGTTGGAACAGACATTTTTGATGCCACGGATAAATGGGCTGTTCCAGGATATATTGAACATCATGCCCATCCGTTTCAGTTATATCATCCCCTCACACTAGCCAAATATGCATCTGAAAGAGGAACAACCACACTTATCAATGATAATATGCCATTCTTTTTTCGTTTAGATAAAAAGAAAGCGCTTACGTTTTTGGAGGACATGCAACAGACCCCTGCAACTATGTTGTGGTGGGCAAGATACGACAGTCAAACAGAATTAAAAAATGGCAATGATGTTTTTTTGTACTCACATTTAAAGACATGGCTAGATCACCCTTATGTTGTTCAAGGTGGAGAATTAACCGGATGGCCTCGAGTATTGAGTGGAGACGACCAAATGCTTCATTGGATGCTTGAAACGAAAAATGCACGGAAACCGATTGAGGGGCATTTGCCAGGGGCCGGAGAAAAGACATTAAGTCAGATGGTAATGATGGGTGTCGATGCGGACCATGAAAGCATGAGTGGAGAAGACATACTCATGCGGCTGGATGCTGGAATGCGAGCATCATTACGTTATTCGTCCATTAGGCCAGACTTACCTCTTATATTAAAAGAGCTACATGAACAACAATTTTGCCAATATGACCACCTTATGATGACGACAGATGGAGCGCCACCATATTTTTTAAAAGATGGCATGATGGATCGCTTAATTTCCTTAGCGGTAAATGAAGGTGTGCCATTTATTGAAGCAGTAAACATGGTAACATTAAATGTAGCAAGGCACTATCATATGGAGGATGTTATGGGGGTGATAGCCCCAGGGAGATCTGCTAATATAAATGTATTGTCCACTGAAGAGAACCCCCTTCCAAATGATGTTTTGGCAAAAGGAACGTGGGTGCGCAGAGACAATAAACCATGTTTTCCTGATACGGATATTCAATGGGGGAATTATGGATTTCCTCCCCTAGAATTAAGTTGGGAACTCACTAGGCAAGATTTTCATTTTTCAATGCCCTTAGGTCTGGAGATGATAAATAATGTCATTATGACCCCTTATCAAATTCAGACTGATTTAACGAGAGAAGAATTACCGATTCATTCAGATGAAAATTTTATGATGCTGTGTGATCGAAATGGTAGTTGGCTAGTAGCAACGTTAATTAAGGGTTTTGCCAATAACATATATGGCTTTGCCAGTTCGTTTTCAACATCGGGTGATATTATCCTTATAGGAAAAAGTAAACAAGGCCTCTTGGATGCCTTCGGTCAATTGAAAAAACAAAAGGGAGGCATCACGTTAATTGACCGTGATAAGGTAGCCGCTTCAATCACACTACCGCTTGGTGGGATGATGTCCCATCTGCCAATCGACAATGGCTTAGCAGACGAAGAAGCTAAGCTGAAGAATGCACTAAAAGAGAGAGGGTATCGTTTTGAAGACCCCATCTACAGTTTGCTGTTTTTCTCTGCAACACATTTGCCGTATGTTAGAATCACACAAAAAGGAATCTTTGACGTTAAAAAGAAAAGGGTACTCTTTCCTTCAATTATGCGTTAA
- a CDS encoding NERD domain-containing protein produces the protein MISKPRTIPVPLLQLDSLLRRLPPSHPKTSTVAEMLAKYKKGYRGELALDYYLDYLELDTCFIINDLRLPDGMSRFFQLDTLLLTPTFFCIFEIKNLSGVLSFDISLNQMRRTIHGETEGYPDPISQVQMQHFHLRRLLKKYGFPQITINPFVVISHPTTIIENRNSSVLHAHAVLTTISELEKETSKHTLQFNMLHDLNKKLLELHVPKRLDVLKEFNIDKNELIFGVRCEKCREYGMQRHYAVWICDFCGYQSRLAHLLALEDYSLLINNVITNKHARIFLKVDSRNMITYLFKTINVQMIGKYNYSAYRLPSDYSYSKKGLFQH, from the coding sequence TTGATTTCTAAACCACGTACGATCCCCGTACCACTTCTTCAACTTGATTCTTTACTTCGACGTCTCCCACCTTCTCATCCTAAAACCTCTACAGTTGCAGAAATGTTAGCGAAGTATAAAAAAGGCTATCGAGGTGAATTAGCTCTTGATTATTATCTTGACTATTTAGAATTAGACACCTGCTTCATCATCAATGATCTTAGATTACCAGACGGAATGAGCCGTTTTTTTCAGTTAGATACATTGCTCCTTACACCAACTTTTTTTTGCATTTTTGAAATTAAGAATCTCTCTGGAGTTCTGTCCTTTGACATATCACTTAACCAAATGAGACGGACTATCCACGGTGAAACTGAAGGGTATCCTGATCCTATATCTCAAGTACAAATGCAGCATTTTCATCTACGTCGTTTGCTCAAAAAGTACGGGTTCCCTCAAATTACTATCAACCCTTTTGTTGTTATCAGTCATCCTACTACAATTATAGAGAATAGGAATTCCTCTGTTTTACACGCTCATGCAGTACTCACCACAATAAGTGAATTAGAAAAAGAAACCTCTAAACATACTCTTCAATTCAACATGCTTCACGATTTAAATAAAAAATTATTAGAATTACATGTACCAAAAAGATTGGATGTTTTAAAAGAATTTAATATTGATAAAAATGAATTGATCTTCGGCGTCAGATGTGAGAAGTGTCGTGAATATGGTATGCAGAGGCACTACGCAGTGTGGATTTGTGACTTTTGTGGATATCAATCAAGACTTGCGCATTTACTGGCATTAGAGGATTATTCATTGTTAATTAACAACGTCATTACAAATAAACATGCGCGCATTTTTTTGAAGGTAGATTCAAGGAATATGATTACTTATTTATTCAAAACGATAAATGTCCAGATGATAGGAAAGTATAATTATAGTGCTTATCGCCTTCCATCTGACTATTCGTACTCTAAGAAAGGACTATTTCAGCATTAA
- a CDS encoding DUF3048 domain-containing protein, with translation MKTQTIGCSIMLALLIVGCSTNNSEGNSEDNTASENNDSEQVAHAEESNATNVFPLTGIKTSEDVDHRAIGIMIENSQSARPQSGLNQADVVYEVLSEGHITRLLSLFHSQQPERIGPVRSARNYYVHLNNGYDAIYASAGGSPGALELIAQQGYPHINALNYEGKFFTRWSERSAPHNMYTSYSQLVDAADHVGLTMSDREPPELPFSDESSLDEASEGAFEVFIDYNSTPNNVLFEYDEQTKRYIRSVGGQRADDLETGEPVAPKNVFVVAASHQVIDDQGRRNINIDSGGAAYLIQNGQAIEAEWKNVDGVILPFKDGEPLSFLPGQTWINFVEDIDDVSYHSAP, from the coding sequence ATGAAAACACAAACAATTGGATGTTCAATAATGTTAGCGTTATTAATCGTTGGCTGTAGCACTAATAACAGTGAAGGCAATTCAGAAGACAATACCGCTTCAGAGAACAATGATTCTGAGCAGGTTGCCCATGCGGAAGAATCAAACGCCACTAATGTGTTTCCACTTACCGGCATAAAGACGAGTGAAGATGTGGACCATCGTGCAATCGGTATCATGATTGAAAATTCACAATCGGCTAGACCGCAATCTGGTTTGAATCAAGCCGATGTGGTGTACGAAGTCTTATCAGAAGGTCACATTACACGGTTGTTGTCGCTGTTTCATAGTCAGCAGCCAGAGCGAATAGGTCCAGTTAGAAGTGCTAGAAATTATTATGTCCATTTAAACAATGGCTATGATGCTATTTATGCCTCAGCTGGCGGCAGTCCAGGAGCATTGGAGCTTATAGCTCAGCAAGGGTATCCTCACATCAATGCCTTAAATTATGAGGGGAAATTTTTTACAAGATGGTCTGAACGATCAGCTCCTCACAACATGTATACTTCTTATAGTCAATTGGTGGATGCCGCGGACCATGTAGGCTTAACGATGTCAGATCGAGAACCCCCTGAGTTGCCATTTTCTGATGAATCAAGTCTTGATGAGGCTAGTGAAGGCGCGTTTGAAGTGTTTATAGATTACAACAGTACACCTAATAATGTACTATTTGAATATGACGAACAAACAAAACGTTACATACGTTCAGTCGGAGGACAGCGGGCGGATGATCTGGAGACGGGGGAACCAGTCGCCCCTAAAAATGTTTTCGTGGTAGCTGCTTCTCACCAAGTGATTGATGACCAAGGTCGGCGAAACATTAATATTGACTCTGGTGGTGCTGCTTATTTGATTCAGAATGGACAAGCAATCGAAGCAGAATGGAAAAATGTTGACGGCGTCATTTTACCTTTTAAAGATGGAGAGCCATTAAGCTTTTTGCCCGGACAAACGTGGATTAATTTCGTGGAAGATATCGACGATGTGTCGTATCATTCTGCCCCATGA